Proteins from one Meriones unguiculatus strain TT.TT164.6M chromosome 10, Bangor_MerUng_6.1, whole genome shotgun sequence genomic window:
- the Mmaa gene encoding methylmalonic aciduria type A protein, mitochondrial isoform X1, translating into MHPVTNKMSIPMLLLHPYRNLLNSLSRVPSPRPHSILHSIHPASGIPSALPKSLGHHFTKWMLPFDGLRRMLCVQATSKDHTEGLSDKEQRLVDKLYTGLVQGQRACLAEAITLVESTHTRKKELAQVLLQRILVHQREQERLNQGKPLTFRVGLSGPPGAGKSTFIEYFGKMLTERGHKLSVLAVDPSSCTSGGSLLGDKTRMIELSRDRNAYIRPSPTSGTLGGVTRTTNEAILLCEGGGYDIVLVETVGVGQSEFAVADMVDMFILLLPPAGGDELQGIKRGIIEMADLVVITKSDGDLVVPARRIQAEYVSALKLLRRRSEVWRPKVIRISARSGEGISEMWDAMRDFRQLMLASGELATKRQKQQKVWMWSLIQENILEHFRTHPSIREQIPLMERKVLSGAFSPGLAADLLLKAFKNRQ; encoded by the exons ATGCATCCAGTTACAAACAAAATGAGTATCCCTATGCTGCTACTGCATCCTTACCGGAATTTACTAAACAGCCTTTCAAGAGTGCCTTCCCCACGGCCCCACTCCATCCTTCACTCAATTCATCCTGCCTCAGGCATCCCGAGTGCTCTGCCGAAGTCTTTAGGACACCATTTTACTAAGTGGATGCTGCCGTTCGATGGCTTGAGGAGAATGTTATGTGTCCAGGCTACCTCGAAGGACCACACAGAAGGACTTTCTGATAAAGAACAAAGACTTGTGGATAAACTTTATACAGGTTTAGTCCAAGGACAGAGAGCTTGCCTAGCCGAAGCCATAACTCTGGTGGAATCAACTCACACCAGGAAAAAGGAGCTGGCCCAGGTGCTTCTTCAGAGAATTCTGGTCCACCAGCGGGAGCAGGAGCGGCTGAACCAAGGAAAGCCCCTCACATTTCGAGTAG GACTGTCTGGGCCCCCTGGAGCAGGAAAATCAACCTTTATAGAATATTTTGGGAAAATGTTGACTGAGAGAGGGCACAAATTATCTGTGCTAGCTGTGGACCCGTCTTCTTGCACTAGTGGTG GATCCCTCTTAGGTGATAAAACCCGGATGATTGAGCTATCAAGAGATAGGAATGCATACATCAGGCCGTCTCCTACCAGTGGAACTTTAGGAGGTGTGACAAGGACCACGAATGAAGCTATTCTGTTgtgtgaaggagggggctatgacatCGTTCTTGTTGAAACTGTAG GTGTGGGGCAGTCAGAGTTTGCTGTTGCTGACATGGTTGACATGTTCATCTTACTGCTGCCGCCGGCAGGAGGGGATGAGCTGCAG GGCATCAAAAGGGGCATAATTGAGATGGCGGATCTTGTGGTCATAACTAAGTCTGATGGAGATTTGGTCGTGCCAGCCCGCAGGATCCAAGCAGAATATGTGAGTGCGCTGAAGCTGCTCCGCAGGCGCTCAGAAGTCTGGAGACCAAAG GTGATTCGCATTTCCGCCAGAAGTGGAGAGGGCATCAGTGAAATGTGGGACGCAATGAGGGACTTCCGGCAGCTGATGCTGGCCAGCGGGGAGCTGGCCaccaagaggcagaagcagcagaaggTCTGGATGTGGAGTCTCATTCAGGAAAACATCTTGGAACATTTTCGGACCCATCCCAGCATCCGAGAACAGATTCCTCTGATGGAGAGAAAGGTCCTCAGTGGGGCCTTCTCCCCAGGGCTAGCGGCAGACTTATTGTTGAAAGCTTTTAAAAACAGACAATAA
- the Mmaa gene encoding methylmalonic aciduria type A protein, mitochondrial isoform X2, translating to MLTERGHKLSVLAVDPSSCTSGGSLLGDKTRMIELSRDRNAYIRPSPTSGTLGGVTRTTNEAILLCEGGGYDIVLVETVGVGQSEFAVADMVDMFILLLPPAGGDELQGIKRGIIEMADLVVITKSDGDLVVPARRIQAEYVSALKLLRRRSEVWRPKVIRISARSGEGISEMWDAMRDFRQLMLASGELATKRQKQQKVWMWSLIQENILEHFRTHPSIREQIPLMERKVLSGAFSPGLAADLLLKAFKNRQ from the exons ATGTTGACTGAGAGAGGGCACAAATTATCTGTGCTAGCTGTGGACCCGTCTTCTTGCACTAGTGGTG GATCCCTCTTAGGTGATAAAACCCGGATGATTGAGCTATCAAGAGATAGGAATGCATACATCAGGCCGTCTCCTACCAGTGGAACTTTAGGAGGTGTGACAAGGACCACGAATGAAGCTATTCTGTTgtgtgaaggagggggctatgacatCGTTCTTGTTGAAACTGTAG GTGTGGGGCAGTCAGAGTTTGCTGTTGCTGACATGGTTGACATGTTCATCTTACTGCTGCCGCCGGCAGGAGGGGATGAGCTGCAG GGCATCAAAAGGGGCATAATTGAGATGGCGGATCTTGTGGTCATAACTAAGTCTGATGGAGATTTGGTCGTGCCAGCCCGCAGGATCCAAGCAGAATATGTGAGTGCGCTGAAGCTGCTCCGCAGGCGCTCAGAAGTCTGGAGACCAAAG GTGATTCGCATTTCCGCCAGAAGTGGAGAGGGCATCAGTGAAATGTGGGACGCAATGAGGGACTTCCGGCAGCTGATGCTGGCCAGCGGGGAGCTGGCCaccaagaggcagaagcagcagaaggTCTGGATGTGGAGTCTCATTCAGGAAAACATCTTGGAACATTTTCGGACCCATCCCAGCATCCGAGAACAGATTCCTCTGATGGAGAGAAAGGTCCTCAGTGGGGCCTTCTCCCCAGGGCTAGCGGCAGACTTATTGTTGAAAGCTTTTAAAAACAGACAATAA